A region of the Dysidea avara chromosome 9, odDysAvar1.4, whole genome shotgun sequence genome:
GGAGCCAGGTCTTATCGTGGCAGCCCAGTGACTATTGGAGCACTTAACCTTGCAATATCTGAGGATCAGATGCTTCCATCACATGTACTTTGCTTGCTGTTTCTTGTTTTTTCATTTATTTGTAATattaaaagaaaaaaagtggCCTATTATACCGGTAGCTAACGGCATGcagttatgcacttgtcaatttcatgccccacccccgggcgtccccacaccccaggtggggatttgacattgcttcttgtccccacccctggggcaattgacagttgtcaaattcactgactgattttcggtagttgcatttctaagcAATAAAAtcacacttgctataattttactagctagctacagggcaggtttattactagtcgcatacatgaaatattcgcttagtcatccttggggtgttgtcaaatcccctactatgggggtggggacatagtggggatttgacagccgattttgccccagcagtggggaatttgacaccacgatttgtcaaatcccctgtattcccccaccctccccgggggtgggggcatgaaattgacaagtgcattataatgATGACATCAGTAGTGCCTAAAACATCGATCTTCAAACAGTTTACCATTGAAAGCGTTTGGTCACATGGTTTGGTACACATCAACATTGACGAAATATAAATGGCTGCCATACCATCCCGCTCACTGTTTTACCCAAGGTTTTACCCGTGACGTGGGTCTATACATTAAGCTACACAGAGCACTCTACGTACCATCAGAGCTCGCCTCCGAGTTCATGGCAAGATTCTGAGATCAGCTCTTCAATGGACTCTCAACCCTTGTCAATACCACAGATTACACACTTGCACAACATCGGATATCCAAAGACAATTAGTAATTGGGAAGCCGTCCTCACTTCGCTATAATATATGCATGCTTATGCCCCATCTAGATATTTACAATGAGGTCGATAAACACCCACGATCACCATGTAGGCATCTAATTGGACTTTTAATTAAAAATGGTGGGTTTCACACGATTATGGTTGTGGCATTTACGCTAAGAGCTGACCTTATCTTGTCACAAATTAAGAGATGATCATGAGCTCTGATGGACAGTACACAAGTTGCACCAAACTTATGCCCACCAAAAGAACATAGTAATAGTAAATCATGAAGTTACATGAATGTACAATTAATTTTGCTACAACAGAATTATGGTAActtacaatgtacaataatgaaATGCCAAACATGAGATCATACAACAGAATGTGTACAGGTTTAAAATGATTGCTGCATTGTACATTATACAAAGTGTTAAGTGTTGCGCAAGAACCACACTTGCTTACGAAGTAGAGTTACTGGTGCAGGACACTGTTTAAAGCCTTCAGCAGTATAGGCTTCAGATAATTTCTTATTCACCATAGTTAACATATTGAGCAAGTCTTGTTGCAGAGCATTGTCCATGAAAACTTCACACAATTTGGAGATGTACCAGGAACCATATCGAAGGCTTCTCCAAGACTTATATCCTAGTGGAGAGGAATAGGCTAATAATAAATCAGTTACACTTGGTAGAGAGTTACGCAGTGCATCTCCAAACACATCATTTCCATCTCTTTCTTCTAAGTGAACTGCTTTATCTACATTTTCTCCACGACAAGCTTGAACAAAGAACAATTTTGGTTTATTTACTAGTGATGGGCAACAGTTCCCAttgaacagtttaataatttcACTTATTTTCACTAATTCTCCATCAGTACCATATATACCGTCACTACTACCATGACTGAGAATACAGCAGACAAAACTGTAAAAATTTGTGTGATCCTCTAGAGCAATTTTTGCCAACTGTTGATTGAGTTGAGATGCAGTGAGATTTCTGAAAACACACACATCATACCTAAGGTATTTCCACACGACACGAAGGTTCTCTTCATCAATTTCTGAGCCTCCCCGAGTTGGCAATGCTTCAAAGACAGGATCAATTGAATGAAATTCATAATTGTTGATGATCACAGCTTTACCGTGGGGTCTGCATTTCATTTCATATCTCTCTGCTACTACCCTTGACTCATCCTGGGCTAAGACTTCTTCCATCTGTGCTATACAATGCTCAGTGATTCGTTCACTATCACGCTCATGTTGTTGTTTCTGCTGCACTATCTGTTCTAGTTTGCTAATCCGTTCCATTAGGTCCCTGATTTTATTATCCTTATTAGCTAGTTCTATTTGTAGTTGTTTGTTGTGTTCATGTTCACTATTTTGAGAAGGCGTTGTTACTCTGCTGTGTGGTGATAACACGCCTACCTCTGTTCTTAGATAGTCTGTCTGCAAAGAGCGTTTTTCATAGCAAGCCACTGCATGGACTGTTTGTGACTCACACTGGTCATTTTCTACTACTTGAGTGGGCTGGGAACACTGCCGGGATTCACTAACTCTCTGGAGCCCTGAATGAATTGTATTCATACTGGGGGTAGGCTGGACCAGAGACATCGGCAACTGGACTAGTAGCAGAAAAAAATAAAAACTGTCATATAACTCCAACAGtttcacactacacacatatacatgttaTACACCACTAATGTAAGGCATAGAGCTTGCTATATGAAATATACCATCACTGAACAACAGAAAAAAAGTGGCTATCATATGACATACTAACTTACTAGGGTCACAGAATTCTGGGTTAAAGGATGGTGGGAATGGCTGCACATGTGACTCCATGTACAGTGATTGTGGGTGTGGTTCCACAAACGATGATTGTGGGTGTGGTTCCACAGATGATGATTGTGGGTGTAGTTTCACAGACGATGATTGTGGGTGGGGTTCCACATACGATGATCGTGGGTGTGGCACCATAAACAATGATTGCGGATGTGGCTCCATATAGGATTGTGATTGTGACTCCGTGTACAATGATTGTGGGCGTGACACCCCAATTGGTGGGAGTGGCTCCAAATATGATGATTGTTCTTGTGTCCCAGCATACAATGATTGTGGATGCCCATATGAATACTGTGAGTGTGACTCTCcaaatggtgggtgtggctccacatatgaAGGATGTAGCTGTGTCAATGGCTCACTATGTGACAGTGATGGCCCATTTACATAAGTGATGGTATAGTCATCAATTAGCTTGCATAGGTCTATCCGATCAATAGATTGCAAACTGTCTCGTAGATAGTCCAAGTTGTTAGCAGTAATTAGCATTCGCTGTTCAAAGAATTTAAATAAAACTGTTCCACTGAAATTGATCTTGTTCTGCACACCAGCTGAAATTGCTTCTTGCGAAATGTAACATAACTCATTCACTTCTTCTGTGCTCAGTGACTTTAATATCCTTCTTAACAACTGACGATAATTGTTATGAGGTGGTGCAGCATTTCCCTGTCGACATCGTATCATACCAGATAGCTGACAGCTTGCTATAAGAAAAGAGACTATGTAACATCACTACATTGTATAAAATGTGCATTcagtgcgtgcatgcatgtgtgtacgtgtgtgtgtgtgtgtgtacgtgtgtgtgtgtgtgtgtgtgtgtgtgtgtgtgtgtgtgtgtgtgtgtgtgtgtgtgtgtgtgtgtgcatgcgtgtgtgtaaaCATCCAAACCTGGTGAAAATTCTTGAGGAACAAGTGGTGGATGATGAATGGCATTAGATCTTTCTGGGTCATC
Encoded here:
- the LOC136267326 gene encoding uncharacterized protein isoform X1, with the translated sequence MSSGEAFSPGACSSHSMETVPSASPDVNDYTPNLGHLVAGTRDTSQGVGSEILQYGPGTNHAQSQSTFANQFQQTSSNSSRKQKYTVPVQTSNDDPERSNAIHHPPLVPQEFSPASCQLSGMIRCRQGNAAPPHNNYRQLLRRILKSLSTEEVNELCYISQEAISAGVQNKINFSGTVLFKFFEQRMLITANNLDYLRDSLQSIDRIDLCKLIDDYTITYVNGPSLSHSEPLTQLHPSYVEPHPPFGESHSQYSYGHPQSLYAGTQEQSSYLEPLPPIGVSRPQSLYTESQSQSYMEPHPQSLFMVPHPRSSYVEPHPQSSSVKLHPQSSSVEPHPQSSFVEPHPQSLYMESHVQPFPPSFNPEFCDPIQLPMSLVQPTPSMNTIHSGLQRVSESRQCSQPTQVVENDQCESQTVHAVACYEKRSLQTDYLRTEVGVLSPHSRVTTPSQNSEHEHNKQLQIELANKDNKIRDLMERISKLEQIVQQKQQHERDSERITEHCIAQMEEVLAQDESRVVAERYEMKCRPHGKAVIINNYEFHSIDPVFEALPTRGGSEIDEENLRVVWKYLRYDVCVFRNLTASQLNQQLAKIALEDHTNFYSFVCCILSHGSSDGIYGTDGELVKISEIIKLFNGNCCPSLVNKPKLFFVQACRGENVDKAVHLEERDGNDVFGDALRNSLPSVTDLLLAYSSPLGYKSWRSLRYGSWYISKLCEVFMDNALQQDLLNMLTMVNKKLSEAYTAEGFKQCPAPVTLLRKQVWFLRNT
- the LOC136267326 gene encoding uncharacterized protein isoform X3 gives rise to the protein METVPSASPDVNDYTPNLGHLVAGTRDTSQGVGSEILQYGPGTNHAQSQSTFANQFQQTSSNSSRKQKYTVPVQTSNDDPERSNAIHHPPLVPQEFSPASCQLSGMIRCRQGNAAPPHNNYRQLLRRILKSLSTEEVNELCYISQEAISAGVQNKINFSGTVLFKFFEQRMLITANNLDYLRDSLQSIDRIDLCKLIDDYTITYVNGPSLSHSEPLTQLHPSYVEPHPPFGESHSQYSYGHPQSLYAGTQEQSSYLEPLPPIGVSRPQSLYTESQSQSYMEPHPQSLFMVPHPRSSYVEPHPQSSSVKLHPQSSSVEPHPQSSFVEPHPQSLYMESHVQPFPPSFNPEFCDPIQLPMSLVQPTPSMNTIHSGLQRVSESRQCSQPTQVVENDQCESQTVHAVACYEKRSLQTDYLRTEVGVLSPHSRVTTPSQNSEHEHNKQLQIELANKDNKIRDLMERISKLEQIVQQKQQHERDSERITEHCIAQMEEVLAQDESRVVAERYEMKCRPHGKAVIINNYEFHSIDPVFEALPTRGGSEIDEENLRVVWKYLRYDVCVFRNLTASQLNQQLAKIALEDHTNFYSFVCCILSHGSSDGIYGTDGELVKISEIIKLFNGNCCPSLVNKPKLFFVQACRGENVDKAVHLEERDGNDVFGDALRNSLPSVTDLLLAYSSPLGYKSWRSLRYGSWYISKLCEVFMDNALQQDLLNMLTMVNKKLSEAYTAEGFKQCPAPVTLLRKQVWFLRNT
- the LOC136267326 gene encoding uncharacterized protein isoform X2, whose protein sequence is MRVFLSHSMETVPSASPDVNDYTPNLGHLVAGTRDTSQGVGSEILQYGPGTNHAQSQSTFANQFQQTSSNSSRKQKYTVPVQTSNDDPERSNAIHHPPLVPQEFSPASCQLSGMIRCRQGNAAPPHNNYRQLLRRILKSLSTEEVNELCYISQEAISAGVQNKINFSGTVLFKFFEQRMLITANNLDYLRDSLQSIDRIDLCKLIDDYTITYVNGPSLSHSEPLTQLHPSYVEPHPPFGESHSQYSYGHPQSLYAGTQEQSSYLEPLPPIGVSRPQSLYTESQSQSYMEPHPQSLFMVPHPRSSYVEPHPQSSSVKLHPQSSSVEPHPQSSFVEPHPQSLYMESHVQPFPPSFNPEFCDPIQLPMSLVQPTPSMNTIHSGLQRVSESRQCSQPTQVVENDQCESQTVHAVACYEKRSLQTDYLRTEVGVLSPHSRVTTPSQNSEHEHNKQLQIELANKDNKIRDLMERISKLEQIVQQKQQHERDSERITEHCIAQMEEVLAQDESRVVAERYEMKCRPHGKAVIINNYEFHSIDPVFEALPTRGGSEIDEENLRVVWKYLRYDVCVFRNLTASQLNQQLAKIALEDHTNFYSFVCCILSHGSSDGIYGTDGELVKISEIIKLFNGNCCPSLVNKPKLFFVQACRGENVDKAVHLEERDGNDVFGDALRNSLPSVTDLLLAYSSPLGYKSWRSLRYGSWYISKLCEVFMDNALQQDLLNMLTMVNKKLSEAYTAEGFKQCPAPVTLLRKQVWFLRNT